A DNA window from Luteolibacter luteus contains the following coding sequences:
- a CDS encoding aminopeptidase P N-terminal domain-containing protein — protein MRYDPIDPQLFIRNREKLRAQLKPNSIVIVLANDIYPTNADGTMAFKQNADLFYLTGVDQEDTMLVLMPDAKDPKEREILFVKETSEHIAIWEGEKLTKEQAKAATGIERIEWAHSFESWLHRLIPQADNIYLTTNEHLRAVVVVETANDRFIKKCQARYPLHRYERLAPLMHRLRITKDPVEVDIIQKACKITEAGFRRLLGFVKPGVGEWEVEAELLHEFVRQGSRGFAYGPIIGSGKNACVLHYVENDKICQDGDMLLLDVAAEYAGWASDLTRTIPVNGRFTARQKEVYNSVLRVFRGANEILRPGNTPLEYQKQVIELMEAELVRLGLIGAKEAKEQGPDKHLVKKYFMHGTSHHMGLDVHDVAPPHEPYAEGMVFTIEPGIYIREEGLGIRIENDVVIGKTSNFDLMKDIPIEVEEIEELMNAKR, from the coding sequence ATGCGCTACGACCCGATCGACCCGCAGCTCTTCATCCGGAATCGCGAGAAGCTCCGCGCCCAGCTCAAGCCGAACAGCATCGTCATCGTGCTGGCGAATGACATCTATCCGACGAATGCGGACGGGACGATGGCCTTCAAGCAGAACGCGGATCTCTTCTACCTCACCGGAGTCGATCAGGAGGATACCATGCTGGTGCTGATGCCGGATGCGAAGGATCCGAAGGAGCGCGAGATCCTGTTCGTGAAGGAAACCAGCGAGCACATTGCGATCTGGGAAGGCGAGAAGCTGACGAAGGAGCAGGCGAAGGCCGCGACCGGCATCGAGCGCATCGAGTGGGCCCACAGCTTCGAGTCCTGGCTGCACCGCCTGATCCCGCAGGCCGACAATATTTATCTGACCACGAACGAGCACCTGCGCGCCGTGGTGGTGGTGGAAACGGCGAACGACCGCTTCATCAAGAAGTGCCAGGCGCGCTACCCGCTGCACCGCTATGAGCGCCTGGCGCCGCTGATGCACCGCCTGCGGATCACGAAGGATCCTGTGGAGGTGGATATCATCCAGAAGGCCTGCAAGATCACCGAGGCCGGCTTCCGCCGCCTGCTCGGCTTCGTGAAGCCCGGCGTGGGCGAGTGGGAAGTGGAAGCCGAGTTGCTCCACGAATTCGTCCGTCAGGGATCACGCGGCTTCGCCTACGGCCCGATCATCGGCAGTGGCAAGAACGCCTGCGTGCTTCACTACGTGGAGAACGACAAGATCTGCCAAGATGGCGACATGCTCTTGCTCGATGTGGCCGCCGAGTACGCCGGTTGGGCCTCCGACCTGACCCGCACCATTCCGGTCAATGGCCGCTTCACCGCTCGCCAGAAGGAAGTTTACAACTCCGTGCTGCGCGTCTTCCGCGGCGCGAATGAAATCCTCCGCCCCGGCAACACCCCGCTGGAGTACCAGAAGCAGGTCATCGAGCTGATGGAAGCCGAACTCGTGCGACTCGGCCTGATCGGCGCGAAGGAAGCGAAAGAGCAGGGCCCGGACAAGCACCTCGTGAAGAAGTACTTCATGCATGGTACTTCGCACCACATGGGCCTCGACGTCCACGACGTGGCCCCGCCGCATGAGCCCTATGCGGAAGGCATGGTCTTCACCATCGAGCCCGGCATCTACATCCGCGAGGAAGGACTGGGCATCCGCATCGAGAACGATGTGGTCATCGGCAAGACCTCGAACTTCGACCTGATGAAGGACATCCCGATC
- a CDS encoding nuclear transport factor 2 family protein, translated as MHLPEPLPEYFRAANDGNAEEASACFAEEAVVHDEDQEHQGRAAIRGWIEETTAKYSPLMVPRDVTDDGKNTIVTAMVSGAFPGSPIELEYCFQIRRGRIARLEIR; from the coding sequence ATGCATCTGCCTGAACCTCTTCCCGAGTACTTTCGTGCGGCGAATGATGGGAACGCGGAGGAGGCGAGCGCCTGCTTTGCGGAGGAGGCGGTGGTCCATGACGAGGATCAGGAGCATCAAGGGCGCGCGGCGATCCGTGGGTGGATCGAGGAGACGACGGCCAAGTATTCGCCGCTGATGGTGCCGCGGGATGTGACGGACGATGGGAAGAATACGATCGTGACGGCGATGGTTTCGGGGGCTTTCCCGGGGAGCCCGATCGAGTTGGAGTATTGCTTCCAGATCCGGCGCGGGAGGATTGCGCGGCTGGAGATTAGGTGA